In Peptostreptococcus equinus, the DNA window GATGATTATATAGTAAAACCATTTTCAGTAGCAGAGGTTATGGCTAGAATAAGAGCTATCCTTAGAAGAATAGACATAGACACTAATTCTATAAAAGTAGTCAAAGTGGATAATCTTTATCTTAATCTAGATGAATATTCATGTAAGTTAGATAATAAAGAAATACAATTGACAAAAAGAGAATTTGAAATATTGTGGATGTTGGCAGAAAATAAGGATAAAGTCTTTATAAGAGATAATATTTTAGATAGTCTATGGGGAATGGAGTATTTTGGAGATACAAGAACAGTAGATACACATATAAAAAGACTAAGGGCAAAGTTGAACTCTGAGAAAAATAAGTGGCGCATTTCTACTGTTAGAGGAGTAGGATATAAGTTTGAGGTATAATATGAATAGCAAAATTACAAGAAAATTAGTCCTATATTTTTTGACTATATTATTATTATTTTCCTTAGTTAGTGGAGTATTATTTTTTCTATTAGGGAAAAAGAGCATCGAAGAATCTTCTACAAAATACTTGGAGGACAGAGGAAAAAGAATAGCTTTATTTATTTCAAATATAATGGAAGAAAATTCGATAGAAGAGAGCAATAGATTAAATCAGAATAAATCAAAATCATCAAATGGCAATAATAGAGAATATAGACCTAGAAAATCATTGGGAAATAAATATTTAAAATGGGTTAATGAATTATTGGAAACTGATATTAAAATAGTTAGTAAGTCAGACAAGTCAATAGAGGTAGCTACTGGAAAAAAAGCAATTTATTATGAATCTTTAAATAAAGATGATAAAAAAATAGTAAATAATGCATTTGAAGGTAAAATATCGCATGTAAATAAATCTTCTATCTGGGATAATTCAATAGATTTAACATTAGCAGCACCTGTAAGAAATAATGGGAAAATAATTAGCGTAATACTAATAGATGAAAAAAACTCATTAACACATGAATTTTTAGAGACAGCAAGTAAAATTTTTGTTATGGCAAGCATTGTAGGTGCTATTTTAGTAGCACTATTAGCTATAATATTTGCTAATAGATTTATCAGTCCACTTAAAAAACTTGATAAGACTACAGATGAGTTAATCAAAGGAAATTATAAGGTTACTAGTAATATAGATCAAGATGATGAAATAGGTAATCTTGCCTCTAAACTGGATAATTTAGCACAAAGATTAGAAGAGGCTAGAATACAGTCTGAATCTATATCGCAGATGAAAGATGATTTTATTTCAAGTATGTCACATGAACTAAAGACGCCAGTGACTGTTCTAAAGGCTTCCTTGGAAGCCCTAAATTCTGGTATAATAAGTGATCCTGGTCAAGTTGATGAATATCACCATATATTGTTTAATGAAATAGGATTTTTGGAAAAATTAATTAATGATTTGATGGAGCTGAATATACTTAAAAATAATAAATTTCAAATGAATAAAGAGGAAATAAATATATTAGAAGTTTTAAATGATTCAATCAGAAGTCAGTCATTATTGGCAAGAGAAAAAAATATTGTAATAGAAAAAGAGTATAAAGATTCTATATTGATGTTTAATGGTGACTATACTAGGATCAGGCAATTATTTATCACTATAATCAATAATGCCATTAAGTATTCTAATGAAGGATCTAACATTAATATTAAAGAAACAATTAATTCAAATATTGCTGTCATATCTGTTGATAATATAGGGCAATCTATTGAAAAAAGTGATATAGATCATATATTCGAACCATTTTATAGAGATAAAAAGACAGATAAAAAGGGATTTGGTCTTGGTCTTGCAATAGCGAAAGAAATTGCAGACAAACATAATATAAAAATATTAGTTAAAAGAAATAATCAAAAGACTATTTTTGAATTAGCCTTTGTCATAAATCATATGATATAATAAACAAAAAACAATTAGGAGGGTCTATGCCACAGATTATTTTTAAAGGTGTAAAAAGAGATGAAGTAAAAAAAATAAGCAAAAATTTGCCAAAAGAATTAGGTAAAATATCTGATACGCCAGTTGACTATTTTACAATTGAAAGACCAGATACTGAATATTTCTTTGGAGGAGAAATTTTTGATATGTATCCACTGATAGAAGTTATTCAGTTTGATAGGGGGCAGGAAGTTGAAAGCCAAATGGCAAGCAAGATACAA includes these proteins:
- a CDS encoding response regulator transcription factor — protein: MIKALIVDDNKQITEVLKSFALKEGIQVDLAYDGEEAWNKFQDNKYDILLLDIMMPKMDGYELLKKIRKISMVPVILITAKGEDYERIMGLDYGADDYIVKPFSVAEVMARIRAILRRIDIDTNSIKVVKVDNLYLNLDEYSCKLDNKEIQLTKREFEILWMLAENKDKVFIRDNILDSLWGMEYFGDTRTVDTHIKRLRAKLNSEKNKWRISTVRGVGYKFEV
- a CDS encoding sensor histidine kinase, coding for MNSKITRKLVLYFLTILLLFSLVSGVLFFLLGKKSIEESSTKYLEDRGKRIALFISNIMEENSIEESNRLNQNKSKSSNGNNREYRPRKSLGNKYLKWVNELLETDIKIVSKSDKSIEVATGKKAIYYESLNKDDKKIVNNAFEGKISHVNKSSIWDNSIDLTLAAPVRNNGKIISVILIDEKNSLTHEFLETASKIFVMASIVGAILVALLAIIFANRFISPLKKLDKTTDELIKGNYKVTSNIDQDDEIGNLASKLDNLAQRLEEARIQSESISQMKDDFISSMSHELKTPVTVLKASLEALNSGIISDPGQVDEYHHILFNEIGFLEKLINDLMELNILKNNKFQMNKEEINILEVLNDSIRSQSLLAREKNIVIEKEYKDSILMFNGDYTRIRQLFITIINNAIKYSNEGSNINIKETINSNIAVISVDNIGQSIEKSDIDHIFEPFYRDKKTDKKGFGLGLAIAKEIADKHNIKILVKRNNQKTIFELAFVINHMI
- a CDS encoding DUF1904 family protein, with the protein product MPQIIFKGVKRDEVKKISKNLPKELGKISDTPVDYFTIERPDTEYFFGGEIFDMYPLIEVIQFDRGQEVESQMASKIQENVKEFGYSECEVYFTHIEKEDYYE